The Nitratidesulfovibrio sp. genome window below encodes:
- a CDS encoding EVE domain-containing protein, whose product MPRHWLFKTEPGCFSIAHLGALPGATTSWDGVRNYQARNFMRDMRLGDLGLFYHSVTNPSVAGVVEIVREAYPDHTAWNPEDRHFDPASTPDKPRWFMVDVRLVRTFAQPVSLALLRTLPELADMELLRKGSRLSVQPVSPQEYATVLRLADTPA is encoded by the coding sequence ATGCCCCGCCACTGGCTGTTCAAGACCGAGCCCGGCTGCTTCTCCATCGCCCACCTGGGCGCCCTGCCCGGCGCCACCACCAGTTGGGACGGCGTGCGCAACTACCAGGCCCGCAACTTCATGCGCGACATGCGCCTGGGCGACCTTGGGCTGTTCTACCACAGCGTCACCAACCCCTCGGTGGCGGGGGTGGTGGAAATCGTGCGCGAGGCCTACCCCGACCACACCGCCTGGAACCCGGAAGACCGCCACTTCGACCCGGCCTCCACGCCGGACAAGCCGCGCTGGTTCATGGTGGACGTACGGCTGGTGCGCACGTTTGCGCAGCCGGTATCGCTGGCCCTACTGCGCACCCTGCCGGAACTGGCGGACATGGAACTGTTGCGCAAGGGCAGCCGCCTTTCCGTGCAGCCGGTAAGCCCGCAGGAATACGCAACGGTGCTGCGCCTGGCCGATACCCCGGCCTGA
- a CDS encoding SlyX family protein yields MTKELEDRLTRLEETVYFQEQTLRELNDALVRQQAQLDEAERLLEATRERLRSLTRAMEDDGGEDTGPPPHYL; encoded by the coding sequence ATGACCAAGGAACTGGAAGACCGCCTGACCCGGCTGGAAGAAACCGTCTATTTTCAGGAGCAGACCCTGCGCGAACTGAACGACGCGCTGGTGCGCCAACAGGCCCAACTGGACGAGGCGGAACGGCTGCTGGAAGCCACGCGCGAACGGCTGCGCTCGCTGACCAGGGCGATGGAAGACGACGGCGGCGAGGACACCGGTCCGCCGCCGCATTATCTGTAG